A genomic window from Qipengyuania oceanensis includes:
- a CDS encoding putative colanic acid biosynthesis acetyltransferase, producing the protein MADWDRFRPMGAGAAFGLTNKIERTFWRIAWLLLARWTPAPLFSWRALVLRAFGAKIGKGTRIYQDVRVWLPRHLTVGDETIVGPAVELYNQGTITIGPRCVVSQRAHLCASTHDASDPDFALVVRPVVIRQACWIAAEAFVGPGVTMGEGAVLAARGALFEDAEPMTIYRGNPATAVRQRVLRTD; encoded by the coding sequence TTCCGTCCCATGGGCGCAGGCGCCGCGTTCGGCTTAACGAACAAGATCGAGCGCACCTTCTGGCGCATCGCGTGGCTGTTGCTCGCCCGCTGGACGCCCGCGCCGCTGTTCTCCTGGCGCGCGCTGGTGCTGCGAGCCTTCGGCGCGAAGATCGGCAAGGGGACCCGCATCTATCAGGATGTCCGCGTCTGGTTGCCGCGCCACCTTACGGTCGGTGACGAGACCATCGTCGGACCCGCCGTCGAGCTCTACAACCAGGGCACGATCACTATCGGGCCGCGCTGCGTCGTCAGCCAGCGCGCGCATCTTTGCGCCAGCACCCATGATGCAAGCGATCCGGATTTTGCGCTGGTCGTGCGGCCCGTGGTCATTCGGCAGGCATGCTGGATCGCCGCCGAGGCTTTCGTCGGTCCCGGAGTGACGATGGGCGAAGGCGCGGTGCTGGCCGCGCGTGGAGCGTTGTTCGAGGATGCCGAGCCGATGACGATCTATCGCGGCAATCCCGCGACGGCCGTCAGGCAGCGGGTGTTGCGGACCGACTGA
- a CDS encoding GumC family protein — MLRAADSPGYRGNGSDGGDGRGGSYGYPAGAFGDNPVSANLRYALAALRRNIWLFVAILGAALAVAVIATMLVTPRYTAATSIQINEQSDEVLGEEFDARAPESSDWDVDRFLNTQLDILRSRALAIRVANALKLYEDPRFFAAMEMAPPAADTDATARRETVIALLRDSLSIDLPRSTRIARVSFTSTDAEISARIANAFADEFIQANLQRRFDSSAYARTFVEEQLDDARKQLETSEQELNAYARQAGLIRTRDAFTVDDSRPVAGSVTASSLLQLNQAANAARADRIAAQTRWQAESATPLLSSRTVLANPTVQELMTRRAKARSDLEAARDRYLPDHPAVQNLQGDLSAIDAELTATAAQVRNSIRAEYRAAQAAEDALQGQVSRLQGDTLREQDRAVRYNTLAREADTARSIYDGLLQRYRELNASAGIAASNIAIIDRADPPLMPSSPSLPRNLAIGLLAGLVAALAAVYLRDRLDDAIRVPEDVEEKLGLPLLGVVPRAEGKPFEDMTNPKSPVAEAYNSLRGALLYSTRSGLPRVLALTSAQAGEGKTTSSHAIASGFGRMGMKVLLIDADLRRPAAHIATGIPNTRGLTDLLTSADPLESAVASFEDGAFDVLPSGPPPPSPSELITSPRMAQILEQASEAYDVVVVDCPPVLGLADAPMLAALADGTIFVVEAERGRSGQLRAALRRLRTVDPVLIGAVLAKFDPEKGGNRYSAYYGYEYYRYAKDQEGQPA, encoded by the coding sequence ATGTTGAGGGCGGCCGATTCACCGGGCTATCGCGGCAATGGCAGCGACGGGGGCGACGGCCGGGGCGGTTCCTATGGCTATCCCGCCGGTGCATTCGGAGACAATCCGGTAAGCGCAAACCTGCGCTATGCACTCGCGGCGCTCCGGCGGAACATCTGGCTGTTCGTGGCCATTCTCGGCGCGGCGCTTGCCGTCGCGGTGATCGCCACCATGCTGGTCACCCCGCGCTACACCGCCGCGACCAGCATCCAGATCAACGAGCAGAGCGACGAAGTGCTGGGCGAGGAGTTCGATGCGCGTGCGCCCGAAAGCTCGGACTGGGACGTCGATCGCTTTCTCAATACCCAGCTCGATATCCTGCGCAGCCGGGCGCTGGCGATCCGGGTCGCCAACGCCCTGAAGCTCTATGAAGATCCACGCTTTTTCGCGGCGATGGAGATGGCTCCGCCGGCAGCCGACACGGATGCTACGGCGCGGCGCGAAACGGTGATCGCCCTGCTGCGTGACAGCCTGTCGATCGACCTGCCACGGTCCACCCGCATCGCGCGGGTAAGCTTCACCAGCACCGATGCGGAGATTTCGGCCAGGATCGCGAATGCCTTCGCCGACGAGTTCATCCAGGCCAACCTGCAGCGCCGGTTCGACAGTTCGGCCTACGCCCGCACCTTTGTCGAAGAGCAGCTCGACGATGCCCGCAAGCAACTCGAAACGAGCGAGCAGGAACTGAACGCCTACGCGCGGCAGGCCGGACTGATCCGTACTCGTGATGCCTTCACCGTCGATGACAGCCGCCCGGTTGCCGGCAGCGTGACCGCTTCCAGTCTGCTGCAGCTCAACCAAGCGGCGAATGCCGCGCGGGCCGACCGGATCGCCGCGCAGACCCGCTGGCAGGCGGAATCGGCCACGCCGCTGCTGTCCTCGCGCACCGTGCTCGCCAATCCGACGGTGCAGGAACTGATGACCCGCCGGGCCAAGGCGCGGTCTGACCTCGAAGCGGCGCGCGATCGCTATCTGCCGGATCACCCGGCGGTGCAGAACCTGCAGGGCGACCTCTCCGCGATCGATGCCGAGCTGACTGCGACCGCGGCGCAGGTGCGCAATTCCATCCGCGCCGAGTACCGGGCGGCGCAGGCTGCGGAGGACGCGCTGCAAGGCCAGGTCAGCCGTCTGCAGGGCGACACCCTGCGCGAACAGGACAGGGCGGTGCGCTACAACACGCTGGCGCGCGAGGCCGACACTGCGCGATCCATCTACGATGGCCTGCTGCAACGATACCGCGAGCTCAATGCCTCGGCAGGCATCGCGGCAAGCAATATCGCGATCATCGACCGGGCCGATCCGCCCTTGATGCCATCATCGCCCAGCCTGCCGCGAAACCTGGCCATCGGCCTTCTTGCCGGGCTCGTTGCAGCACTCGCGGCGGTGTATCTGCGTGACCGTCTCGATGATGCGATCCGCGTGCCGGAGGATGTCGAGGAGAAGCTCGGGTTGCCGCTGCTCGGCGTCGTGCCACGGGCCGAAGGCAAGCCCTTCGAAGACATGACGAACCCGAAGTCGCCGGTCGCCGAAGCATACAATTCGCTGCGCGGCGCTCTCCTGTATTCGACCCGCTCGGGTCTCCCGCGGGTGCTCGCGCTGACCAGTGCCCAGGCCGGCGAGGGCAAGACCACCTCCAGCCACGCGATTGCCAGCGGTTTCGGCCGCATGGGCATGAAGGTGCTGTTGATCGACGCAGACTTGCGACGTCCGGCCGCGCATATCGCAACCGGCATTCCCAACACCCGCGGCCTGACCGATTTGCTCACCTCTGCCGATCCGCTGGAGAGCGCCGTCGCTTCGTTTGAGGACGGCGCCTTCGATGTCCTGCCATCGGGGCCACCGCCGCCGAGCCCGTCGGAACTGATAACCTCGCCGCGCATGGCGCAGATCCTCGAACAGGCCAGCGAGGCTTACGACGTGGTCGTCGTCGACTGCCCGCCGGTGCTGGGGCTGGCGGATGCGCCGATGCTGGCGGCGCTGGCCGATGGTACGATCTTCGTGGTCGAGGCGGAACGCGGGCGCAGCGGGCAATTGCGCGCGGCACTGCGGCGGCTGCGGACAGTCGACCCGGTTCTGATCGGCGCAGTGCTGGCCAAGTTCGATCCGGAAAAGGGTGGCAACCGCTATTCGGCCTACTACGGCTATGAATACTACCGCTATGCGAAGGACCAGGAAGGCCAGCCTGCCTGA
- a CDS encoding polysaccharide biosynthesis/export family protein, whose translation MMSGCIPAMDPVVPVGEAGYAAIDGAAQATPASYSLQAGDILSIRIFDEPELSQDEVAIDNAGNLSLPLIGDIRAAGSNATELAAAIERAYGARYLRNPRASVAIKKAREMTVSVEGQVNLPGVYPWKQGDTLLTALAQARSPTDVARLDQVLVFRTVDGQRYGGRFDLQAIRGGRMPDLALVPGDIVVVGYSSLRGTYKDILQTAPLVGVLRPL comes from the coding sequence ATGATGTCCGGCTGTATTCCGGCCATGGATCCGGTCGTCCCGGTCGGCGAGGCCGGTTACGCGGCAATCGACGGCGCCGCGCAGGCAACGCCGGCGTCCTACAGTCTGCAGGCGGGCGACATTCTTTCGATCCGCATTTTCGACGAGCCCGAACTCTCGCAGGACGAGGTAGCGATCGACAATGCGGGCAATCTCAGCCTGCCTCTTATCGGCGACATTCGTGCCGCCGGATCGAACGCGACCGAACTCGCCGCCGCAATCGAGCGTGCCTACGGCGCGCGCTACCTGCGCAACCCGCGCGCCTCGGTAGCGATCAAGAAGGCGCGCGAGATGACCGTCTCGGTCGAAGGACAAGTCAACCTTCCCGGAGTCTATCCGTGGAAGCAGGGCGACACGCTGCTGACGGCGCTCGCGCAGGCGCGCAGCCCGACGGATGTCGCCCGGCTGGATCAGGTGCTGGTTTTCCGCACGGTCGATGGCCAGCGATACGGCGGCCGGTTCGATTTGCAGGCTATCCGTGGCGGGCGGATGCCAGACCTGGCGCTGGTTCCCGGCGACATCGTGGTCGTCGGCTATTCCTCGCTGCGGGGAACCTACAAGGATATCCTCCAGACCGCACCGCTCGTCGGCGTGCTGAGGCCGCTGTGA
- a CDS encoding O-antigen ligase family protein, with translation MSLTKRFWPDDRVGQRSALICLFVVLAIGLGGGGSPHPLAELLLQMSAAAILAAFAWSAGDARARPSRTIWAICAFVLAIPVLQLVPLPPAGWQALPGREGQRAALDLVGLADNWRPLSIAPHKTLASLLAMVVPLALALLVAGENTAGRRRILATVALMALASAVLGTLQVAGPGDAFRLYDGSHTGWLTGFHANRNAAADLLLIGAVAAAARFAMRERQDGVTSAIGLTAALGVLLVALLLTGSRAGIMLVSVAAAGIAILVTARQTSRRSRWSAGFALVAALVIVLSAFAIFDQRLGYAAARFGMFDDTRIALWQDGARALAAGWPWGTGMGTFVDAFLPHEQLMHVDASMPNRAHSEWLEFAMEAGLPGYVLLATAIVLGAALARRSLGDPASRPAAIFALTCFILVALHALIDYPLRNMAGASLVAIALGMLARPQEPDTDGT, from the coding sequence ATGTCCTTAACGAAACGATTTTGGCCGGATGATCGGGTAGGGCAGCGCTCGGCGCTGATCTGCCTGTTCGTCGTGCTGGCGATCGGGCTGGGCGGCGGAGGATCGCCGCATCCTCTCGCCGAGCTCCTGCTGCAGATGTCTGCTGCCGCGATCCTGGCTGCATTTGCCTGGAGTGCTGGCGATGCCCGTGCTCGTCCCTCGCGCACGATCTGGGCGATCTGCGCATTCGTGCTGGCAATCCCGGTACTGCAACTCGTCCCGCTGCCTCCCGCCGGGTGGCAGGCACTGCCGGGGCGCGAGGGCCAGCGCGCAGCTCTCGATCTGGTCGGGCTCGCGGACAACTGGCGGCCGCTCAGTATCGCGCCGCACAAGACGCTGGCGAGCCTTCTCGCGATGGTCGTCCCGCTGGCGCTGGCGCTGCTGGTCGCGGGCGAGAACACGGCCGGACGTCGCCGCATCCTTGCAACCGTTGCGTTGATGGCGCTGGCCAGTGCCGTTCTCGGCACGCTCCAGGTAGCCGGACCGGGCGATGCCTTCCGTCTCTACGACGGGTCGCATACCGGCTGGTTGACCGGGTTCCATGCCAACCGCAACGCGGCGGCGGACCTGCTGCTGATCGGCGCAGTGGCGGCTGCTGCGCGCTTTGCCATGCGCGAGCGACAGGACGGGGTCACGTCGGCCATCGGGCTGACGGCGGCACTCGGCGTTCTCCTCGTCGCCCTGCTGCTGACCGGCTCGCGGGCAGGAATCATGCTGGTATCGGTCGCCGCTGCCGGCATCGCGATACTCGTCACGGCACGCCAGACGAGCCGGCGCAGCAGGTGGAGCGCGGGTTTCGCGCTGGTCGCAGCGCTCGTCATCGTCTTATCGGCCTTCGCGATCTTCGACCAGCGACTGGGCTATGCCGCTGCCCGCTTCGGCATGTTCGACGATACCCGCATCGCCCTGTGGCAGGATGGCGCCCGTGCGCTGGCGGCCGGCTGGCCGTGGGGAACCGGTATGGGGACCTTCGTCGACGCCTTTCTTCCGCACGAACAATTGATGCATGTCGACGCGTCCATGCCCAATCGCGCGCACAGCGAATGGCTGGAGTTTGCCATGGAGGCCGGTCTGCCGGGCTATGTGTTGCTCGCAACGGCGATCGTGCTCGGAGCAGCGCTCGCGCGCCGCAGCCTGGGCGATCCTGCCTCGCGGCCCGCGGCGATCTTCGCGCTGACCTGTTTTATCCTCGTGGCATTGCATGCGTTAATTGATTATCCGCTGCGAAACATGGCAGGAGCAAGCCTGGTCGCGATAGCGCTGGGGATGCTCGCGCGGCCGCAAGAGCCGGATACGGACGGGACATGA
- a CDS encoding acyl-CoA dehydrogenase family protein, with amino-acid sequence MPAIDVPQPEFMEDEEIAIFADAVGKFYQQHAPEKRVLEWRKNGQVERDFWREAGQAGLLGVSVPEEYGGHGGDFRHDMVVIDQQAKHGVEGFAASLHNTVILPYLVRHGTEEQKKKYLPKLVTGELVSAIAMTEPGVGSDLQSITTTALKDGNGYRINGAKTYISNGQTADFIIVVAKTDPKERAKGISLMLLETEGADGFQRGKKLDKVGLDAADTSELFFDDVFVPAENVLGGVEGKGFYQLMGELPQERLIIAMGAMTGIEKALEVTLDFVKNRKAFNQTIWDFQNTQFVLADLKARGTAARVFVNDCIARHLKGELDVATACMAKYWVTELQGEVVDKCLQFHGGAGFINDYPIARMFRDSRITRIFGGSNEVMKMVIARSM; translated from the coding sequence ATGCCCGCAATCGACGTTCCCCAGCCCGAATTCATGGAAGACGAGGAGATCGCCATCTTCGCCGACGCCGTCGGCAAGTTCTATCAGCAGCATGCACCGGAAAAGCGCGTTCTCGAATGGCGCAAGAACGGCCAGGTGGAGCGCGATTTCTGGCGCGAGGCCGGCCAGGCCGGCCTGCTCGGCGTGTCGGTGCCGGAAGAATACGGCGGCCATGGCGGCGACTTCCGCCACGACATGGTGGTCATCGACCAGCAGGCGAAGCATGGCGTGGAAGGCTTTGCCGCCTCGCTCCACAACACCGTGATCCTGCCCTACCTCGTGCGCCACGGGACCGAGGAGCAGAAGAAGAAGTATCTGCCCAAGCTCGTCACGGGCGAACTGGTCAGCGCGATCGCGATGACCGAGCCGGGCGTGGGTTCCGACCTCCAGTCGATTACCACGACCGCGCTCAAGGATGGCAACGGCTACCGGATCAACGGCGCCAAGACCTATATCTCCAACGGTCAGACCGCGGACTTCATCATCGTCGTCGCCAAGACCGACCCCAAGGAACGGGCGAAGGGCATCTCGCTCATGCTGCTCGAGACGGAAGGTGCGGACGGGTTCCAGCGCGGCAAGAAGCTCGACAAGGTCGGGCTCGATGCCGCGGACACGTCGGAGCTGTTCTTCGACGACGTCTTCGTGCCTGCCGAAAACGTCCTCGGCGGGGTCGAGGGCAAGGGGTTCTACCAGCTGATGGGCGAACTCCCGCAGGAACGCCTGATCATCGCCATGGGCGCGATGACGGGTATCGAGAAGGCTCTCGAAGTCACGCTCGACTTCGTGAAAAACCGCAAGGCGTTCAACCAGACGATCTGGGATTTCCAGAACACGCAGTTCGTGCTCGCCGATCTCAAGGCGCGGGGCACCGCGGCACGGGTCTTCGTCAACGATTGTATCGCACGCCACCTCAAGGGCGAACTCGATGTGGCGACCGCTTGCATGGCCAAGTACTGGGTGACCGAATTGCAGGGTGAAGTCGTCGACAAGTGCCTTCAGTTTCACGGAGGCGCTGGCTTCATCAACGATTACCCGATCGCCCGCATGTTCCGCGACAGCCGGATCACGCGGATTTTCGGAGGATCGAACGAGGTCATGAAGATGGTGATCGCCCGCTCGATGTGA
- a CDS encoding crotonase/enoyl-CoA hydratase family protein, translating into MSEELLTEVRDGVLIITINRPEAKNAMNKAAAEGIAAALDRLDSDDDLRVGILTGAGGTFCSGMDLKGFLRGERPSVEGRGFGGLTEKSPVKPLIAAVEGYALAGGMELMISCDMIVAHKDAKFGIPEAKRGLAAAAGGLMKLPDLIPPKIAMELALTGDFIDAQRAYDLGLLNRVVDGSALDAAIELANAITANGPIAVRVSKQIVNESRGWPLDERWDRQAELLPQVFMSEDAREGSLAFAEKRAPNWKGK; encoded by the coding sequence ATGAGCGAAGAGCTGCTGACCGAGGTGCGCGACGGGGTCCTGATCATTACGATCAACCGGCCCGAAGCGAAGAATGCGATGAACAAGGCCGCTGCCGAGGGAATCGCAGCAGCGCTGGACCGGCTCGATTCGGACGACGACCTCAGGGTCGGCATCCTGACCGGCGCAGGCGGCACTTTCTGCTCCGGCATGGATCTCAAGGGATTCCTGCGCGGCGAGCGGCCGAGCGTCGAAGGACGCGGTTTCGGCGGCCTCACCGAGAAGAGCCCGGTCAAGCCGCTGATCGCCGCGGTGGAGGGCTATGCGCTCGCCGGCGGCATGGAACTGATGATCTCCTGCGACATGATCGTGGCGCACAAGGACGCCAAGTTCGGCATCCCGGAAGCCAAGCGGGGCCTCGCGGCTGCGGCCGGCGGCCTGATGAAACTGCCCGACCTCATCCCGCCCAAGATCGCGATGGAGCTGGCGCTGACCGGCGATTTCATCGACGCACAGCGGGCTTACGATCTCGGCCTGCTCAATCGCGTGGTCGACGGATCGGCGCTCGATGCCGCGATCGAGCTCGCCAATGCGATCACCGCCAACGGCCCGATCGCCGTCCGCGTGTCGAAGCAGATCGTCAACGAATCGCGCGGCTGGCCGCTCGACGAGCGCTGGGACAGGCAGGCCGAATTGCTGCCGCAGGTCTTCATGAGCGAGGATGCCCGCGAAGGCTCGCTTGCGTTTGCCGAAAAGCGCGCACCCAACTGGAAGGGTAAGTAA
- a CDS encoding acetyl-CoA C-acetyltransferase has product MAEAYIIDAVRTPRGIGKQGKGSLAHMHPQHLAATCLKAIKDRNNLDTSTVDDVIWSVSSQDGLQAGDMGRMASLDAGYDITSSGTTLDRFCGGGITSVALAAAQIMSGMEDCVVAGGTEMMSLTAAQAREKMQAGLNPGRMGAGNERLEKVHPQSHQGICGDAIASMDGFTREELDEVGYRSQQRAAKAIEEGRFAKSIVPVTDDEGNVVLDHDEYPRPQTTREGLAELEPAFTKIADMPLNESGTTFRKLVNQKYPDLEIKNFHHAGNSSGVVDGAAAVLLASKDYAKKHGLKPRARIVATANMGDDPTLMLNAPVPAAKKVLEKAGMTKDDIDLYEINEAFAVVAAKFVKDLDLDWDKVNVNGGSIALGHPIGATGSILIGTMVDELERQDKKYGLVTMCAAGGMAPAIIIERVEDFVD; this is encoded by the coding sequence ATGGCAGAGGCCTATATCATCGATGCAGTTCGTACCCCGCGGGGGATTGGCAAACAGGGCAAGGGCTCGCTCGCCCACATGCATCCGCAGCATCTTGCCGCGACCTGTTTGAAAGCGATCAAGGATCGCAACAATCTCGACACCTCGACGGTCGACGACGTGATCTGGTCGGTCAGCTCGCAGGACGGCCTGCAGGCAGGCGACATGGGCCGCATGGCTTCGCTCGATGCCGGCTACGACATCACGAGTTCTGGCACGACGCTCGACCGCTTCTGTGGCGGCGGCATCACGTCGGTCGCGCTCGCCGCTGCTCAGATCATGAGCGGAATGGAAGACTGCGTCGTCGCCGGCGGTACTGAAATGATGAGCCTGACCGCTGCCCAGGCGCGCGAAAAGATGCAGGCCGGCCTCAACCCCGGCCGGATGGGCGCCGGCAACGAGCGCCTCGAGAAGGTGCACCCGCAGTCGCACCAGGGTATCTGCGGCGACGCGATCGCCAGCATGGACGGGTTCACCCGCGAGGAGCTGGACGAGGTCGGCTATCGCAGCCAGCAGCGCGCCGCCAAGGCGATCGAGGAAGGCCGCTTCGCAAAGTCGATCGTCCCGGTGACCGACGACGAAGGCAACGTAGTCCTCGACCACGACGAATATCCCCGTCCACAGACCACCCGCGAAGGGCTCGCCGAACTCGAGCCGGCCTTCACCAAGATCGCCGACATGCCGCTCAACGAAAGCGGCACGACCTTCCGCAAGCTGGTCAACCAGAAGTATCCCGACCTCGAGATCAAGAACTTCCACCATGCCGGCAACAGCTCGGGCGTCGTCGACGGGGCCGCAGCGGTCCTGCTGGCGAGCAAGGACTATGCGAAGAAGCACGGCCTCAAGCCGCGCGCCCGCATCGTCGCGACCGCCAACATGGGCGATGATCCCACGCTGATGCTGAACGCGCCAGTTCCGGCAGCGAAGAAGGTCCTCGAAAAAGCCGGAATGACCAAGGACGACATCGATCTCTACGAAATCAACGAGGCGTTCGCCGTCGTCGCCGCCAAATTCGTGAAGGATCTCGATCTCGACTGGGACAAGGTCAACGTGAACGGGGGGTCGATCGCGCTCGGACACCCGATCGGAGCGACCGGTTCGATCCTGATCGGCACGATGGTCGACGAACTCGAACGCCAAGACAAGAAATATGGCCTGGTAACCATGTGCGCGGCCGGCGGCATGGCGCCGGCAATCATCATCGAGCGGGTCGAGGATTTCGTCGACTAA
- a CDS encoding transglutaminase-like cysteine peptidase, with protein MENQNSMPARFGALAGSAALALGIAAPAQAQGTSPSLLLPAAAAFVSQADCFRPAPAVQSIAQQVAAHPQLSKSAAILGGASALDRMRQAQTSGGAATSIEQYVPGRALTPGAQGFGSATNCTALTKLAATSRLPQVRMPKPTGDILSSRRIAINHTMFDADWKRVRGAGLSRSRANAFIGGRPASDLELIRKVNRVTNHRIRYVEDRVQFDRPDYWAGAQATIASGKGDCEDYAITKMQLLIAHGFRPEDLTLTIAKDMIHGSDHAVLLVRHEGRYLMLDNVTDRILDGSLANEYKPIFSYSDRKAWLHGYALNS; from the coding sequence ATGGAAAACCAGAACTCCATGCCCGCCCGTTTCGGGGCACTTGCCGGCTCCGCCGCCCTTGCCCTCGGCATTGCGGCACCCGCGCAAGCGCAGGGCACGTCGCCGAGCCTGCTTTTGCCGGCAGCGGCGGCCTTCGTCAGCCAGGCCGATTGCTTCCGTCCGGCCCCGGCCGTGCAGAGCATCGCCCAGCAGGTCGCGGCCCATCCACAACTCAGCAAGAGCGCTGCAATCCTCGGCGGTGCCAGTGCGCTCGACCGGATGCGCCAGGCGCAGACGAGCGGCGGGGCCGCCACCAGCATCGAGCAATACGTCCCTGGGCGTGCGCTGACACCTGGCGCGCAGGGCTTTGGCTCGGCGACCAATTGCACCGCATTAACGAAGCTGGCGGCCACCAGCCGCCTGCCGCAGGTACGGATGCCAAAGCCGACCGGAGACATCCTCTCCAGCCGCCGTATCGCGATCAACCACACGATGTTCGACGCCGACTGGAAACGTGTGCGCGGCGCAGGGCTTTCCCGCTCACGGGCGAACGCCTTCATCGGCGGGCGCCCGGCCAGCGACCTTGAGTTGATCCGCAAGGTCAACCGGGTGACCAACCACCGGATCCGCTATGTCGAGGACCGTGTCCAGTTCGACCGCCCCGATTACTGGGCCGGTGCGCAGGCGACGATCGCAAGCGGCAAGGGCGATTGCGAAGACTATGCGATCACCAAGATGCAGCTCCTGATCGCGCATGGCTTCCGGCCGGAGGACCTGACGCTCACGATCGCTAAGGACATGATCCACGGATCGGACCACGCCGTGCTGCTGGTTCGCCACGAGGGGCGCTATCTGATGCTCGACAATGTCACCGACCGCATTCTCGACGGGTCGCTGGCGAACGAATACAAGCCGATCTTCAGCTATTCGGACCGCAAGGCCTGGCTGCACGGATACGCGCTGAACAGCTGA
- a CDS encoding HlyD family type I secretion periplasmic adaptor subunit: MTWRERFDSWDASRRLIAVSALGLFVLIVWAALAPVDEVTRGMGKVIPSSKAQLVQPAEPATIREILVRAGQSVRKGQLLVRLDDAQSSSELGQLRTETERLQARSQRLTTEAGGGPVGCAEGSLCAEEQRLAQVRKATARSREASLASAVEQRRRDLSEGQATVSSLESSLRLSREQVDMLRPLAQQGIVPQTELLTAQREMVDIQGRLSGARQGVARAAAAVRQAQSDLQSARLEFRETALSERSEVNTRIAVNQETLRGAEARQQRQELRAPSAGIVNDVQITTVGGFVGAGEKIMQIVPVGDKLLVEARVSPSDIAFIKVGDPANVKVTAYDFSVFGGLKGRVQNVSADSIYDEVEREAYYLVLVETDKAYIERDGKRLPIVPGMVCDVEIITGRKSVLSYLLKPVAKAFDEALTER, from the coding sequence ATGACATGGCGTGAAAGGTTCGATTCGTGGGACGCCAGCCGGCGCCTCATAGCGGTCAGCGCGCTCGGACTGTTCGTCCTCATCGTTTGGGCGGCACTCGCCCCGGTCGACGAGGTCACGCGCGGCATGGGCAAGGTCATCCCGTCGAGCAAGGCGCAGCTGGTGCAGCCGGCAGAGCCTGCGACTATTCGCGAGATCCTCGTCCGCGCCGGTCAATCGGTCCGCAAGGGCCAGTTGCTCGTGCGCCTCGACGATGCCCAGTCGTCGTCCGAACTGGGGCAGCTGCGGACCGAGACGGAGCGGTTGCAGGCACGCTCGCAGCGCCTCACGACCGAGGCGGGCGGCGGGCCCGTTGGCTGTGCCGAGGGTAGCCTGTGCGCCGAGGAACAGCGCCTCGCCCAGGTCCGCAAGGCCACCGCGCGCAGTCGCGAAGCCTCGCTTGCCTCGGCAGTCGAGCAGCGTCGCCGCGACCTGAGCGAAGGCCAGGCCACCGTTTCCTCGCTCGAAAGCAGCCTGCGACTGTCGCGAGAACAGGTCGACATGCTGCGTCCGCTCGCCCAGCAGGGCATCGTCCCGCAGACCGAATTGCTGACCGCCCAGCGCGAGATGGTAGATATCCAGGGGCGCCTTTCGGGCGCGCGCCAGGGTGTCGCCCGTGCAGCAGCGGCCGTTCGCCAGGCACAGTCGGATCTGCAGTCGGCGCGGCTCGAATTCCGCGAAACGGCGCTTTCCGAGCGCAGCGAGGTCAACACCCGCATCGCCGTGAACCAGGAAACCCTGCGCGGTGCCGAGGCGCGCCAGCAGCGGCAGGAATTGCGCGCCCCTTCGGCCGGTATCGTCAACGACGTGCAGATCACCACGGTGGGCGGCTTTGTCGGCGCGGGCGAGAAGATCATGCAGATCGTGCCGGTTGGCGACAAGCTGCTGGTCGAAGCGCGCGTCAGCCCCTCGGACATCGCCTTCATCAAGGTCGGCGATCCGGCGAACGTGAAGGTGACCGCCTACGACTTCTCGGTATTCGGTGGCCTGAAGGGCAGGGTGCAGAACGTGAGCGCGGATTCGATCTACGACGAGGTGGAGCGCGAGGCGTACTACCTGGTGCTGGTCGAGACCGACAAGGCCTACATCGAGCGTGATGGCAAGCGTCTGCCGATCGTGCCCGGAATGGTGTGCGACGTGGAGATCATCACCGGCCGCAAGTCGGTGCTGTCGTACCTCCTCAAGCCCGTTGCCAAGGCATTCGACGAGGCACTGACCGAACGCTGA